A single window of Candidatus Eisenbacteria bacterium DNA harbors:
- the trmFO gene encoding methylenetetrahydrofolate--tRNA-(uracil(54)-C(5))-methyltransferase (FADH(2)-oxidizing) TrmFO, giving the protein MEHRVTIIGGGLAGCEAAWQLARRGVPVRLFEMRPARRTEAHETNRLAELVCSNSFKSELVPSAPALLKRELETLGSLLLRVARETSVPAGSALAVDRALFAERATAAIEEEPLIEVLREEVRVLPPEGSVIIATGPLTSEPLADEIVRVIGEGRLFFYDAIAPVVSDESIDRSALFAASRYGKGGEDYLNIPLNDQEYGTFVGEILAADLYPLHDFEENLFFEACLPIEEIARRGRDSVRFGPMKPVGLLDPRTGKRPFAVLQLRKENREGTAWNLVGCQTRMRRGEQERIFRALPGLAQAEFLRYGSLHRNTYLCAPRVLGEGLALRADPRVRIAGQITGVEGYVESIAMGMVAALETHRAIEGLGPIEWPRESAIGSLLHFLATSDPDCFQPTNIHFGLFPPLETRVRSKKERHERIFRRGEGAFRSFASVL; this is encoded by the coding sequence ATCGAGCACCGCGTGACGATCATCGGCGGCGGGCTCGCGGGATGCGAGGCGGCGTGGCAGCTCGCGCGGCGCGGCGTTCCCGTCCGCCTCTTTGAGATGCGCCCCGCGCGCCGGACCGAGGCGCACGAAACCAATCGTCTCGCCGAGCTCGTCTGCTCGAACTCCTTCAAGTCGGAGCTCGTCCCTTCCGCTCCCGCGCTCCTGAAACGCGAGCTCGAGACGCTCGGGTCGCTCCTTCTTCGCGTCGCGCGCGAGACAAGCGTTCCGGCCGGGTCCGCGCTCGCGGTCGACCGCGCTCTCTTCGCGGAGCGAGCGACCGCCGCGATCGAGGAGGAACCTCTCATCGAGGTTCTCCGTGAAGAAGTCCGCGTTCTTCCGCCTGAAGGCTCGGTGATCATCGCGACCGGCCCCCTCACGTCCGAGCCGCTCGCGGACGAGATCGTCCGCGTCATCGGCGAGGGGCGTCTCTTCTTCTACGACGCGATCGCCCCGGTCGTGAGCGACGAATCGATCGACCGATCCGCTCTCTTCGCCGCTTCCCGCTACGGAAAGGGAGGCGAGGACTATCTCAACATTCCCTTGAACGATCAAGAATACGGGACGTTCGTCGGCGAGATTCTCGCCGCCGATCTCTATCCTCTCCACGACTTCGAAGAGAACCTCTTCTTCGAGGCGTGCCTTCCGATCGAGGAGATCGCGCGGCGGGGCCGCGATTCGGTCCGCTTCGGGCCGATGAAGCCGGTCGGCCTTCTCGATCCGCGAACCGGGAAGCGTCCCTTCGCCGTCCTTCAGCTCCGCAAGGAGAACCGGGAGGGGACCGCGTGGAACCTCGTCGGCTGCCAGACGCGCATGCGCCGCGGGGAACAAGAGAGGATCTTTCGCGCGCTTCCGGGGCTCGCGCAGGCGGAGTTCCTGCGCTACGGAAGCCTCCACCGGAACACGTATCTTTGCGCGCCGCGCGTTCTCGGGGAAGGGCTCGCGCTTCGTGCGGATCCGCGCGTCCGGATCGCGGGACAGATCACCGGGGTCGAGGGATACGTCGAGTCGATCGCGATGGGGATGGTCGCTGCGCTCGAAACGCACCGCGCGATCGAAGGGCTGGGGCCGATCGAGTGGCCGCGCGAGAGCGCGATCGGCTCGCTCCTCCACTTCCTCGCGACCTCCGACCCGGACTGTTTCCAGCCGACCAACATCCACTTCGGGCTTTTCCCGCCCCTCGAGACGCGCGTCCGCTCGAAGAAGGAACGCCACGAGCGGATCTTCCGCCGGGGGGAAGGCGCCTTCCGGTCGTTCGCATCTGTTCTCTAG